The following are encoded together in the Brassica napus cultivar Da-Ae chromosome A9, Da-Ae, whole genome shotgun sequence genome:
- the LOC106440985 gene encoding probable pectinesterase/pectinesterase inhibitor 6, translating into MDHKPPRCLYTKYIIPIIYVLSISHTNAYFITSCKQTPYPNVCAHHISNSPLNTLDYQTDGLAFHDLVVSSTMDQAVHLHRLVSKVKRRRSFHKHAKSALLDCLELYEDTIDQLNHSRRSYDFNFSAHDRQTSLSAAIANQDTCKNGFKDFNLTSSYSKYFPIHVHRNLTKSISNSLAVSKAAAEAVAEKHPGTAFTKFNKQGSSGGGGGGGGRRLMFWDNQFPSWIPLTDRKLLEGSVTTAKPDLVVAKDGSGHYTSIQQAINAAAKLPRRNKRLVIYVKAGVYRENVEIKKSVKNVMVIGDGIDSTVVTGSRNVKDGTTTFRSATFAVAGSGFIARDITFENTAGPEKHQAVALRSGSDFSVFYGCSFKGYQDTLYLHSRRQFLKNCNVYGTVDFVFGDATAVLQNCNIYARKPMSGQKNTVTAQSRKDPNENTGFVIQSSTVSTAAETYLGRPWKQYSRTVFMKCSLGEMLNPAGWLPWSGDFALRTLYYGEYGNTGAGASVSGRVKWPGYHVLKTATEAGKFTVENFLDGNYWITAAGVPVNAGL; encoded by the exons ATGGATCACAAACCTCCCAGATGTTTATACACCAAATATATTATACCAATAATTTACGTCCTATCAATTTCTCATACCAACGCCTATTTCATTACCTCATGCAAACAAACTCCATACCCTAACGTCTGCGCCCACCACATATCTAATTCACCTCTCAACACTTTAGACTACCAAACCGATGGGCTCGCTTTCCACGACCTTGTGGTTAGCTCGACCATGGACCAGGCCGTTCACCTACACCGCCTCGTCTCTAAGGTGAAACGGCGTCGTTCTTTCCACAAACATGCCAAGTCAGCTTTGCTCGACTGCTTGGAGCTTTACGAAGACACCATAGACCAACTCAACCACTCTCGGAGATCATATGATTTTAACTTTTCAGCGCATGATAGACAAACCTCGTTAAGCGCTGCCATAGCTAATCAAGACACTTGCAAAAACGGGTTTAAAGATTTTAATCTAACGTCTTCCTATTCAAAATATTTCCCTATACACGTTCACCGGAACCTCACTAAATCGATAAGCAACTCTCTGGCGGTTTCAAAGGCCGCGGCTGAGGCGGTTGCCGAGAAACATCCAGGGACAGCGTTCACAAAATTCAACAAGCAAGGAAGTAGCGgcggaggaggtggtggtggtggtcggAGATTGATGTTTTGGGACAACCAGTTTCCTTCGTGGATCCCTCTTACCGACCGTAAACTTCTGGAAGGTTCAGTAACCACGGCTAAACCCGATCTTGTGGTAGCTAAAGACGGTTCGGGTCACTACACAAGTATTCAACAGGCGATAAACGCAGCAGCCAAACTTCCAAGGAGAAACAAGAGACTTGTGATATACGTTAAAGCCGGCGTTTACCGAGAAAACGTGGAGATCAAGAAATCAGTCAAGAACGTGATGGTTATCGGTGACGGCATCGACTCTACCGTCGTCACCGGTAGTAGGAACGTTAAAGATGGCACGACGACGTTTCGGTCCGCAACTTTTG CTGTTGCCGGCAGCGGTTTTATCGCACGAGACATAACATTCGAGAACACTGCGGGACCGGAGAAGCACCAGGCGGTGGCTCTCCGATCAGGATCAGATTTCTCCGTATTCTACGGCTGTTCTTTCAAAGGCTACCAAGACACTCTCTACCTTCACTCCCGCCGTCAGTTCTTGAAAAACTGCAACGTCTACGGAACCGTCGACTTCGTCTTCGGAGACGCAACCGCAGTCCTCCAAAACTGCAACATCTACGCTCGTAAACCCATGAGCGGCCAGAAAAACACTGTCACGGCTCAGTCCCGCAAGGACCCTAACGAGAACACAGGTTTCGTCATCCAGAGCTCGACGGTGTCTACAGCGGCGGAGACGTACTTAGGAAGGCCGTGGAAGCAGTATTCGAGGACGGTTTTCATGAAATGCAGTCTCGGAGAAATGCTAAATCCGGCGGGGTGGTTGCCTTGGAGCGGTGACTTTGCTTTGAGGACTCTTTATTACGGAGAATATGGTAACACTGGCGCCGGAGCAAGTGTCTCCGGTAGAGTTAAGTGGCCAGGTTATCATGTTTTGAAGACGGCGACCGAGGCGGGGAAGTTCACGGTGGAGAATTTCTTGGACGGGAATTATTGGATTACTGCTGCGGGAGTGCCGGTCAATGCTGGTCTTTGA
- the LOC106440981 gene encoding protein C2-DOMAIN ABA-RELATED 8, translated as MEDLVGLLRIRVKRGMNLVSRDSQSSDPFVVVTMGSQTLKTHRVENNCNPEWNDELTLAFNDHNQPVILEVYDKDTFTSHDKMGDAEIDIRPFLEIQAMGLQELPDGTEVKRVKPSTDNCLAQESRITFSNGKIVQDMILKLRNVQSGEVEIQIQWIRVP; from the exons ATGGAGGATCTTGTGGGACTTCTTAGGATCCGAGTGAAAAGAGGGATGAATCTTGTTAGTCGAGATTCTCAGAGCAGCGACCCTTTCGTCGTCGTAACCATGGGTTCTCAG ACATTAAAGACTCATCGTGTGGAAAATAACTGTAACCCTGAGTGGAACGATGAACTGACGCTTGCATTCAATGATCATAATCAACCTGTGATTCTC GAAGTTTATGATAAAGATACATTCACTTCCCATGACAAGATGGGAGATGCGGAAATAGACATCAGGCCGTTTCTTGAGATTCAAGCAATGGGTCTTCAAGAACTCCCTGATGGAACCGAGGTCAAGAGAGTGAAGCCGAGTACAGACAATTGCCTGGCTCAAGAGAGCAGGATCACGTTCAGTAATGGAAAGATCGTCCAGGACATGATTCTGAAGCTCAGAAATGTCCAAAGCGGTGAGGTTGAGATTCAAATCCAGTGGATCAGGGTTCCATAA
- the BNAA09G30070D gene encoding uncharacterized protein BNAA09G30070D, producing the protein MDQIESVEYNAFETANGNSHTDHGWKKVVYPKRNRKQKPADQTTSGTHVPNGALSNGDNVFRSLEEQAEDRRRRILAAKKAADASDDSDLARSKRRSNGYDDEGYGYGDSEGEIGAGKENAKVEGAKKPKVKKEKKPKVTLAEAAAKIDASNLEAFLVEASESYASQPEIQLMRFADYFGRALSGVSSSHFPWVKTFKESPLSKLIDIPLSHIPEAVYKTSADWINQRPIQALGSFVLWALDCILADLAVQQGGAKGGKKGAQHATSKSQVAIFVTVAMVLRRKPDALTNVLPTLRENPKYQGQDKFPVTVWMMAQASQGDLSVGLLSWAHNLLPVVSSKSCNPQSRDLILQLVERIVSNPKARTILVSGAVRKGERLIPPPSFEVLMRLTFPASSARVKATERFEAIYPLLKEVSLAGAPGSKAMKQTTQQIFTFALKAAGEGNPVLAKEAAAVAIWAITQNVDCCKHWENLYSDNLEASVTVLKRLIDEWKERSVKLTPSETLTLNKTMKSLRQKNEEALAEGGASGASQSLYKDADKCCKVISGKLSSGSGYFKGVAIAAVLAAAGAAALSANPEVIEELKSQVESLDLSKLTESVMTAFKN; encoded by the exons ATGGATCAGATCGAGTCCGTCGAGTACAATGCCTTCGAAACCGCCAACGGAAACTCTCACACCGACCACGGATGGAAGAAAGTAGTCTACCCGAAACGCAACCGGAAGCAGAAACCGGCGGATCAAACGACCTCCGGAACCCACGTTCCCAACGGTGCATTATCCAACGGAGACAATGTCTTCCGCTCCCTCGAGGAGCAAGCCGAAGATCGCCGTCGACGGATCCTCGCCGCGAAGAAAGCCGCCGACGCCTCGGACGATTCCGATCTGGCGAGATCTAAGCGCCGATCCAACGGTTACGACGACGAGGGGTATGGTTACGGCGACAGCGAGGGTGAGATCGGTGCTGGGAAGGAGAATGCGAAGGTGGAGGGAGCTAAGAAGCCcaaggtgaagaaggagaagaagcctAAGGTGACTTTAGCTGAAGCTGCTGCGAAGATCGACGCGTCGAATCTCGAAGCTTTCCTCGTCGAAGCTTCG GAATCGTATGCGAGTCAGCCGGAGATTCAGCTGATGAGATTTGCTGATTACTTTGGGAGAGCTCTCTCTGGAGTCTCCTCATCTCATTTCCCGTGGGTGAAGACGTTCAAGGAGTCTCCTTTGTCTAAGCTCATCGAT ATTCCTCTCTCTCATATCCCTGAAGCTGTTTATAAGACATCAGCGGATTGGATCAACCAACGGCCTATTCAGGCACTTGGATCGTTTGTATTGTGGGCCTTGGATTGCATTCTTGCAGACTTGGCTGTACAGCAAGGAGGCGCCAAGGGTGGTAAGAAGGGCGCACAACATGCTACCTCAAAGTCTCAG GTTGCGATATTTGTGACGGTGGCAATGGTATTGCGCAGGAAACCTGATGCTCTAACTAATGTATTGCCAACTTTGAGGGAGAATCCCAAGTATCAGGGACAGGATAAGTTTCCAGTTACAGTTTGGATGATGGCTCAG GCCTCTCAAGGTGATCTATCAGTAGGCTTGTTATCGTGGGCGCACAACTTGTTACCGGTTGTCAGTAGCAAGAGTTGCAATCCTCAGTCAAGAGATCTCATCCTTCAGTTGGTTGAGAG GATCGTGTCCAACCCGAAGGCCCGGACCATTCTTGTTAGTGGGGCTGTTAGGAAGGGAGAGAGATTGATTCCACCTCCTTCGTTTGAGGTCCTGATGAGACTTACATTCCCTGCATCATCCGCGAGAGTGAAG GCTACAGAGAGGTTTGAGGCAATATATCCCTTGTTGAAGGAAGTGTCTCTTGCTGGTGCTCCTGGGAGCAAGGCAATGAAGCAAACCACTCAGCAAATATTCACTTTTGCTCTGAAAGCAGCCGGGGAAG GGAATCCCGTATTAGCCAAGGAAGCGGCTGCAGTCGCTATCTGGGCCATAACCCAAAATGTTGACTGCTGCAAACACTGG GAGAATCTCTATAGCGACAATCTGGAAGCAAGTGTGACTGTTCTCAAAAGGCTCATAGACGAGTGGAAGGAGCGTTCTGTTAAGCTGACTCCTAGTGAAACCCTCACTCTCAACAAAACAATGAAGAGCCTGAGGCAAAAG AACGAGGAAGCTCTTGCTGAGGGAGGAGCAAGTGGTGCAAGCCAGTCCCTTTACAAAGATGCAGACAAATGCTGCAAGGTGATCTCTGGGAAACTATCCAGTGGTAGTGGCTACTTCAAAGGTGTAGCTATCGCTGCAGTTCTGGCTGCTGCAGGTGCTGCTGCTCTGTCTGCCAACCCCGAGGTTATAGAGGAGCTGAAGAGCCAGGTGGAGTCATTGGACCTCAGCAAATTGACTGAGTCAGTAATGACAGCTTTTAAGAACTAA
- the BNAA09G30080D gene encoding uncharacterized protein BNAA09G30080D isoform X2, whose protein sequence is MLYKLKKREVVKGNRILISVTFLGSPGPIRFVAYEGDLVAAVIDTALKCYAREALSPWEAIGSLGARNFMLCEKSEEKKKLEEENGRSSFPINGARKRSFRAWINKSFSLKVTTH, encoded by the exons ATGTTGTACAAGCTGAAGAAGAGAGAGGTGGTTAAGGGAAACAGAATCTTGATCAGCGTTACGTTTCTTGGTAGCCCCGGTCCGATCCGGTTCGTTGCTTACGAAGGAGATCTGGTTGCTGCTGTGATCGACACTGCTCTTAAATGTTACGCTCGAGAAG CTCTGAGTCCATGGGAAGCAATTGGGTCGTTGGGAGCGAGGAACTTCATGCTGTGTGAGAAGTCAGAGGAAAAAAAGAAGTTGGAGGAAGAAAATGGAAGATCGAGTTTTCCCATTAACGGAGCTAGAAAAAGAAGCTTTAGGGCTTGGATTAACAAATCTTTCAGTCTTAAAGTCACTACTCATTAG
- the BNAA09G30080D gene encoding uncharacterized protein At4g22758 isoform X1, translated as MLYKLKKREVVKGNRILISVTFLGSPGPIRFVAYEGDLVAAVIDTALKCYAREGRLPILGSDFNDFIFYCPMVGPEALSPWEAIGSLGARNFMLCEKSEEKKKLEEENGRSSFPINGARKRSFRAWINKSFSLKVTTH; from the exons ATGTTGTACAAGCTGAAGAAGAGAGAGGTGGTTAAGGGAAACAGAATCTTGATCAGCGTTACGTTTCTTGGTAGCCCCGGTCCGATCCGGTTCGTTGCTTACGAAGGAGATCTGGTTGCTGCTGTGATCGACACTGCTCTTAAATGTTACGCTCGAGAAGGTCGGCTTCCCATTCTCGGATCTGACTTCAacgattttattttctattgtcCCATGGTTGGACCTGAAG CTCTGAGTCCATGGGAAGCAATTGGGTCGTTGGGAGCGAGGAACTTCATGCTGTGTGAGAAGTCAGAGGAAAAAAAGAAGTTGGAGGAAGAAAATGGAAGATCGAGTTTTCCCATTAACGGAGCTAGAAAAAGAAGCTTTAGGGCTTGGATTAACAAATCTTTCAGTCTTAAAGTCACTACTCATTAG
- the LOC106440984 gene encoding probable phosphoglucomutase, cytoplasmic 1 translates to MVFKVSLVSTSPIDGQKPGTSGLRKKVKVFKQPNYLHNFVQSTFNALTPEKVKGATLVVSGDGRYYSNDAVQIIIKMAAANGVRRVWVGKNTLLSTPAVSAVIRERSGADGSKATGGFILTASHNPGGPTEDFGIKYNMENGGPAPESITDKIYENTKTIKEYPIAEDLPIVDISAIGVSSFEGPEGKFDVEVFDSADDYVKLMKSIFDFESIRKLLSSPKFSFCYDAMHGVAGAYAHRIFVEELGAQESSLLNCVPKEDFGGGHPDPNLTYAKELVARMGLGKSDTGVEPPEFGAAADGDADRNMILGKRFFVTPSDSVAIIAANAVGAIPYFSTGLKGVARSMPTSAALDVVAKSLNLKFFEVPTGWKFFGNLMDAGMCSVCGEESFGTGSDHIREKDGIWAVLAWLSILAHKNKETLDGDAKLVTVEDIVRKHWATYGRHYYTRYDYENVDAGKAKELMEHLVKLQSTIPEVNKMVKGIRSDVANVSSADEFEYKDPVDGSISKHQGIRYLFEDGSRLVFRLSGTGSEGATIRLYIEQYEKDASKTGRESHEALSPLVDIALKLSKMEEFTGRSAPTVIT, encoded by the exons ATGGTGTTCAAGGTCTCTCTCGTCTCAACCTCCCCCATCGATGGCCAGAAACCTGGTACCTCTGGTCTCCGTAAGAAG GTGAAAGTGTTCAAGCAACCCAATTACCTACACAACTTTGTCCAATCAACTTTTAATGCTCTTACTCCAGAGAAAGTCAAAG GTGCCACTCTTGTGGTCTCTGGTGATGGCCGTTATTACTCAAATGATGCTGTTCAG ATCATTATTAAGATGGCAGCAGCTAACGGTGTGCGACGTGTGTGGGTTGGTAAAAACACTCTCTTATCAACTCCTGCTGTATCGGCTGTGATTCGTGAAAGATCAGGAGCTGAT GGATCGAAGGCAACAGGAGGATTTATTTTAACAGCAAGTCACAATCCTGGTGGCCCTACTGAG GATTTTGGAATCAAATACAATATGGAAAACGGGGGACCTGCTCCTGAATCAATCACTGATAAGATTTACGAGAACACTAAGACGATCAAGGAGTACCCAATAGCAGAAGATCTACCCATT GTTGATATATCTGCCATTGGCGTATCCAGTTTTGAAGGACCTGAAGGAAAGTTTGATGTTGAAGTTTTTGATTCCGCTGATGACTACGTTAAACTAATGAA GTCAATCTTCGACTTTGAATCCATCCGGAAGTTGCTTTCATCTCCAAAGTTTTCATTCTG CTATGATGCAATGCATGGAGTTGCTGGAGCCTATGCACATCGGATCTTTGTCGAAGAACTCGGTGCGCAAGAAAGTTCTCTATTGAACTGCGTACCCAAG GAGGACTTTGGTGGAGGTCATCCCGATCCCAATCTGACCTATGCTAAGGAGCTTGTGGCACGAATGGGATTAGGTAAATCCGACACCGGAGTTGAACCTCCAGAGTTTGGTGCTGCGGCTGATGGTGATGCAGACCGTAACATGATCCTTGGTAAAAG GTTCTTTGTAACTCCATCTGATTCGGTTGCTATAATTGCTGCAAATGCTGTTGGGGCCATACCTTACTTCAGCACTGGTTTGAAAGGTGTTGCAAG GAGCATGCCGACCTCAGCAGCTCTTGATGTCGTTGCAAAGAGCTTGAATTTGAAGTTCTTTGAG GTTCCAACAGGCTGGAAGTTTTTTGGTAATCTGATGGATGCTGGAATGTGTTCTGTTTGTGGGGAAGAAAGTTTTGGAACTG GGTCGGACCATATCCGTGAGAAAGATGGGATTTGGGCAGTTCTTGCGTGGCTGTCCATACTTGCTCACAAGAACAAGGAAACTCTTGATGGTGACGCTAAATTGGTGACGGTTGAAGACATTGTCCGCAAACACTGGGCAACCTATGGCCGTCACTATTACACTCGTTACGACTATGAG AATGTAGACGCAGGTAAAGCTAAGGAACTGATGGAGCATTTGGTCAAATTGCAATCTACAATCCCTGAAGTCAACAA GATGGTGAAAGGAATTCGTTCGGACGTGGCTAACGTCTCGAGTGCGGATGAATTCGAGTACAAAGATCCAGTTGATGGCTCCATCTCCAAGCACCAGGGAATCCGTTACTTGTTTGAAGATGGATCACGACTT GTTTTCCGTCTGTCTGGAACTGGCTCGGAAGGAGCAACCATCCGACTCTACATTGAGCAGTACGAGAAGGATGCTTCTAAAACCGGACGAGAGTCCCATGAAGCTCTGTCTCCTCTG GTGGACATAGCTCTGAAGCTGTCCAAAATGGAGGAGTTCACGGGCCGATCAGCCCCCACCGTCATAACATAA